Within Fusarium fujikuroi IMI 58289 draft genome, chromosome FFUJ_chr08, the genomic segment GACGAACCTAGTGGCTCAATCGGCTCTTTCCTCTGCGATACGTCGCTCAAGTGCATGGCCGCCTATACTTCCATCATGTTTGCCCTGGGCAACTAAGTCGGACTGACGGACAGGTTTTGAAAAGATGTGATATATGCATGATATTAGTTTCTGTTTTACTTAACTAGACCTGCCACGAATTCCCCATCGTTGCTATTTCCTGCTTTTTGCTGTGACCATTAGACGCCTGCGTACCTGTCAATCCATTATTACATGCAACTTGACCAATTccaaaaagaaataaagaaaattaaatcATAATGCTCAATCGTAAATCTCATACCAAATCCCTATCCAACACCCTCCTGCATCCCGTACAAACATACATCAGCTTCACCTACGaagccttctccttcttagcTCCTGTCCTACGGTCGGGTTTTGCTCAGAACCTTGGACTGGCTGATTTTCATGCATCTCCACCTTGCCATCCTCTTCAGCCTCAGTAATGGACTCGATGCCATTGTTACCCAAGAGATAGTCTCCGTAATACTTCATCGCATTGAATATCTCTTCCCCCGTTGGAACAATGTGTTCTTTGGGAAGCAGAAAGCCGTAGCTACCGGTATCTCGAAGCTTGAGCTGGTAGCTGTAGTGGGCTCGCATTTCATGATAGAACCAGTCGACAGCTGATCCACCGCCAGATTCGATGCGAGACCAGTAACGACCACCGCTGAATTCGCGAGCTGAGACCGCACCCTCACACGCTGATGCGACCGTGTACGACTCTCCATTTGATAGACGGATAGACTTCGCAATACCTGCAGCAAGCTCTTCCAAATTCTCCAGATTGGGAGGGTCGACAGAGCAAGTGTAAGAGTAAGGATAGAGAATTTGCTGAGAGTATGAATGTAAATCAATCAAGCCGACAAATCGAACATTATTGTTCCAGGTTTGGTTCCGCGCCCAATCGGCAATGTGCACCGCTTCAACGGCCTGAAAAGGCTTCTCTCCTCCGTAACTCTCAGAGCATGGGTCCCGTTGAACCTGTGAGCCATCCCACTCGTACCCGTAAGCTCGGTCCAGGTCCAGTCCACGGCAAAACTGAAGGTTAGTCTGTTGTCGTGTTTTGCGCCAGAGCCGATCGATATGCCAGGTATACTCGAAACCATCAGGGTTCGCAATTGGGAGGAAGACCAAGTCGAACTCATCCAACAGCTTTGTGATCATCCGTTCTTTACCATAGCTAGTGATGAAGGACCACGCCAGATAGTTGACAGTACTCGTTGAGATCCATTCGCGAGCATGAGAGCCGCCCATGATCATGATTGTTTTGCGCCGAGGCGCATCCGGTGCTGTGTTCGGAATCCCCACTCGCAGGGCAGGAATATCGCGGCCTTCGTATGACTTGCCGATGTTAATGTACTTGACGTAGGATGGAAACATAGCCTCAAGGAGAcgcatccatctcatcacgaCTGGCAGAGACTGGTAATCCTGGAAAAAGAGGTTGTCTCCAGGCGAAGAAGCGACTTTCAGGACCGGAGGGGCGGGCTTAGGATCGTAATAAGTTGGGTTTCCTCCGATAGGCAGTGATTTATAGACGGCGGCGGCCAAATCCGGGATCAGAACCGAGTGCGATGCATGTAGCGTCTTGGGAAGCAAGCTCAGCAGAGGTCGAACCTCGTCAGCGTGTAGGCGGATGTCGACATAGTCATCGGTAAAGGCCCAGACATCGAGAAACAGTCGAGCAGCGGCATCGGCAAGGGCTCCCTCTTCGTGCGAGGTAGTGACGTTGAAGCGCAGGACCAACTGATTGAGGTATTGTGCGCGTAGTTGATTGATGACGGGCGGCGGGGTGTTTCTACTCGGATGACGTCCGAAGACGGTCTCGATAGCCTTGTCGCGAAGTTTAGAAAGGAAAGGGAATAGTCGTTTGTTCGCGTcattattattattctcGTTACTTTGTAAATCTGGGACGGCACGATGTGTATCGATACCAGCGGCGTGGGCGCTGGAGGCCTGCAGAAGCAGCATACTCGCTGCCAGTAAAGGTAACCTCATCTTGCGTCTTACAAGAGAACGCGTAGCCGACTCGATCAATTGACACTGATTGCCTGAAGTGGCCgggattggattggaggACTATCAGCCCCCAGCTGAATATTTGACGATTTTGTATGACGGATATAGCGACAATTATCAAATCATGAGTGACGATGTTTGAAGATTACACTGCCTCTAGTTAGCCCGGATGATAACGCACGCAGCCTGACGCTTGTTGCTGGTTTATGTGGGGCTGACGTGGGAGTCATTATGGGTCCATCAATTCAGACAAGTATGTAGGTAGTTTTTCACAAAGCGTTGGAAGCATCAGAATTGAAGCAAATAAAACAATACTGGATTTTAAGAAGGTAGTCGGATACAACAAGCTGTTTATGCGAACATGTAAAAGAACTCATAAATGCTTAGTTTAATACGAAGTGACACAGAAATGGACATTGGGACCTCGTTTATCACGAATCCTACCTATACAGCTTTTAACTGGTACCTAGTTGCACACATTTATATACACTGGGATTCAAGGGCGATCTGAAAAAGGACCAAGAATATATCGCTTGAGTAATATAGCAAAATTACCTTATAACCATTATACAAAGACCAAGCCACCCATGTTGACACTTTCTCCATGTGGCGTGGCCTTGGGTATATTACGGACAGGGAGATATTGAAACATGGAACACTTGTTCTTAGGACTCGCTAGTGCATGTCAATAAACAATATGAAGTTATCGTTCATTTCTCAAAAACTGTCGAATCTATTTGCGGGCTTACTTACTCTGAGGCTGTCAGAGCAAGTTCGAATTCTCAGTCTCAATTTcaaaaaaaaataaaaaaaattacgAGAAATAGTCTAGAATCAACATCTGTATCCATACTCTCTCGTCGACCTAATGATGCCAGAGGATACATCTAAGTGACCACCAGTGCTGATTATACTGTATATTACTGCCTAGGTACGTGAGTACTTAGGCTTACGTTGCGCGTATCGCCACGTTACAGACATACTGTCTACAATAGTCACCAGAGATGGGTAGATGGGATCAAAAGATATCAAAAATGAAATGGTAGTGATGCCTAAGCTGTAATTTCAGCCCATACTTAGGACAATGTTTCTCGATCATCACCTCCTTACACCAGCCACACTAATAATCCAGCGGGCTAGCTTCTTTGCACCTGAAGGGCCTTTTACAGCGGGTCTTTCAGGAACCCCCTACTCCCAGCCGCATGCCTTACCTACTGTAGCAGTGGGTCCGGACACTGTGCATCGGTAGTCTGACATgcgctgggctgggctgggctgggttAATTGAGGCTGCCACGACCAGCAGCCCCTGGCTTTGGTGGGAAAGCTCCCGCGGAAAGCGAATGCTCAATGGAAGTGATCGAAAACAGATCAACCTCCAACTACCTAACTACTAACCTAAGTACTAACTACTACGCTGCATCGACAGCGCTCACAATCCGGACCTTACACGCGACATTCACTCTTGCTGAATTCTTATCATCGATTTAGGCACCTCGAGTTGTCTCAATGAACACCACCGCGACTGGGTACCAGCCTTTCGCTTGGTAGGTCGTGAGACGCCTGCCGCCCTCAACTGGCACGCTCTCTCACCGACGTCGCCTAGTCTTGACAACGCCTGGGCTGGCTGCGTACCATGATCAGTCGCCGTTATGGCTTTTCGTCGCCGCCGAGGCAACTTGTCTGATGACACTGAAAAACGTCGACATACACTCTTCGAACCCAGCGCATCCGgcgatcctcctcctccagttCCTTCTCAGCCCGACCACAGCGATGACGACGGACAAGGACCTGGAGAGTCTTCCCGCCCGCAGCAACCTCGTGAGTTAGCTCGCGAATCAACAACTAGCCGTCCTGAAGGCCTCCCCGAGAGTCAAACCGAGAGTCGCCCTGGAAGTCGCCCAGACACCCCTCCTATACaagaagaaaacagcaaacaTCATCGCTTCTCCGTCCTGCGTTTCCGAAACGCGAGTGATTCTCAACTGTCTCTACGAGCCAAGCAACAATCCGAGAAGCCGCCGCCCGTTCCGCGACGTAACACACCCCTATCTACCGTACTTCGACGCTGGGACATGCTTAGCTAACCTGTGTTCGACTTAGCACCCGAAATCATTACCACCGCTCCAACAAACGACTTCAATGGGCCGAAAAAGAAATCGTCACGGATAGGCCTGACTGCTAGGTTCCGTCGCTCGACGGATTTACCCCGTGAGGACGTCAATACCAACAATGGAACGGGACGCCAGAAGACACTTCGGAAATCCTTTACTGATGACAGAAGGCGCCCCACGCTCGCTACACTGGAGGAACCTGAATCCCCGCGACCATCGACAACAGCTACAACAAGTAGTCCTAATGGTACAATCTTAACACCTCCAAACCGCCCTTCCGAGTCATCCAGGTCTGATGCTAGCTCCAACGATCGCTTGTCTCACCAGAGTTCGTCCTATCAGAGTCCGGAGACGACACCCAAGAAATCAGGCCCGTTCTTTCGATTGCGACGGCATAAGAAAGCACCAGAGCCCCTCTTTCCATTTGCGCAtcttcaacagcaaggaAAAGCACCCCCAGGCATTTCCTCGGCTTCATCCCTTGGAATTTCCACGACCCCACGTCCAGCTTCCGCCCAGAGCGGCCGAACAGCTGGCGGAAACACTACCAAAGGAGATTCCGATTTGAGGTCAGGCCAATCACCTGCGACTACTCTGGTGGCACCTGGGGGGATCCAGTCGGGGCATTCTTCACCCACTAGGGGCGATCTATTGAGAGGAAGGTCCTCTACTATGAGTTCGATGGGCCGTGACTCTAACGACGATCACCTTCTACCGCCGACGACACGAACGTCGTCCTCTACTGGTCGTAAAAGCTTTGGTGATTTGTTTGGCCTCAGTCGTTTGCGGCAGAACTCAGAACTTAGTCGCCAGGGCACGATGACTCCTACGACCCCCGGTTCCATTGGATCTAAAAACAACTCACTCCAGCTTGCCAGGGACTCCTTTGTTCTTCCAGAACGCAATGAAGATGAATCACCCGCCAAGTACCTTGCGCGGGTCGAAGAAGTTGCCAGCCGAGGCATCATTGCTGCGACTCTTTCAAAAAGCGCTGATCCATTCATGACTTCAGTCCTTCGGAGCTACATGCGCAGTTTTAGCTTCTTTGGTGATCCTATGGATATGGCTATTCGGAAACTGCTCATGGAAGCTGAGCTACCTAAGGAAACACAGCAGATCGACCGCTGCTTACAAGCGTTTGCTAACCGCTATCATGAGTGTAACCCAGGCATTTACTCATCGCCTGATCAGGCGTACTTCATTGCATTCTCCCTACTCATTCTACATACCGATGTTTTCAACAAGAATAACAAGCACAAAATGCAAAAAGCTGATTACCTGAAGAACACAAACGGAGAGGGCATATTTGACGACATTCTGGAATGTTTTTATGATAACATAACTTATACCCCTTTTATTCACGTTGAGGATGATTTAGACCCTACAAGCGACCGCTATGCTTCACATAAATCTCGACGAAAACCTCTGATCTCCTCTACAGTCAACGACCCCGCAAAACGAGCTGTCAAGGAGCCTATCGATCCCTATACCCTGATCTTGGACGGAAGCCTTGATGCTCTGAGACCAAACTTGAAAGATGCCATGGAGCTGGAGGATCACTACAATTACCTAGGCTCTGCGACTAGCCTGAACTTGAAGGATTTGCAGAAAACGTTTTTTAGAACAGGTGTACTGCAGATCGTGTCGGCCCGGTCTCGACCCGACGCTTTCATGACGGAACAGACAGCTAGCAACCCGGCCGAGGCACATCCCGGTATCGTCGACATCAAGGTCACCAAGGTTGGATTACTTTGGCGGAAAGATGCGAAGAAACGCAAGGCAAGGTCTCCGTGGCAGGAATGGGGCGCCATTCTTACTGGGGCGCAGCTCTACTTCTTCCGCAACACAGGCTGGGTGAAGTCTCTAATGCATCAGTATGAGAACCACATCAAGGCGGGACATGATGGAACACCGTTGATCTTCACACCTCCACTTCAAGAGTTCAAACCAGATGGTCTCATGTCAACTTATGCTGCCGTGGCCCTCCATGATACGGCGTATaagaagcacaagaacgCTTTCGTCTACGTGCGGCAGGGTGGTCTAGAAGAAGTGCTATTGGCAgataatgaagaagaaatgaaCGACTGGCTCGCGAAACTCAATTATGCTGCCGCCTTCCGGACTACGGGTGTTAAGATGCGTGGTGTCATTGGCGGCAACTATGACGGGCAGAGTCGCCGAGGTTTACGTCGATTGGATAGCGCTGATGCTGCCACCCTCATCCAGACACCAACCGGGCCAGTGTCAATCGCGAGGAGTCGAATAGACCATAAAATGGCCGAAGATATCTCAGCTGCTCGAAGAGACgtgatgaagcagaagatTGCTGAAGCAGATGAACATGTGCAGGAGATTCAGAAACAGCTGGAGCACCAGCTCAGGAACGCACGCCACCTGCTAATCCTCGCGCCCATCCAGCCAAGAACGAGGGAACAGCTTTTATCTGCTGCTGCACGGATATCTGCTCAGCTCAAGTGGACGCGTCAAGATATGTGGAAACACAAATGCCACCGTGATATCTTGATACAGGATCTCGAAGAAGAACACCCATCCTCGACCTTTACTCCTACCAAGCAACAGTCAAACCGACTTTCACAGAGAACAGGGTCACCTACGCCACGGGGCAATGTGGGACGTAGAGGATCGCGGTCAACGCATCATTCTGGAACCGAGGCCGGCCCAAGAACACCCACCGAGTCTCAGGTCGTCCAAGTCCCTAACACAGCCGAAGTCACGGAGGATGTCGATTCACCTCTGGACCAGGTCTTCACAACACCTCCTCAGAGTGCCACTAAACGCCGGCATAGCTCACGCGATCTCTCCTTTGTTCGACCAGAAGCTGCTAGCACCAGGCATGGGTCAATATCTAGTATCGCCCAGTCTCCCATAGCATCCCTCCCTTCCACACCGCTAGTAAAACCCCCTTCGGCCCAAGATGAAAGTAACAAGCCGCCATTGCGCAAGGAGGACGACGGAAACCATGATCCTGACGCCGATGAACAAGACTTTCTGGAGCAGGCCGGCCTACTTGAACAACGACCCAGCCGTGACCCTACAGACAAAGCAACTGTTTCAACAGGTGCTGATGTACCTGGGGAGTCTGGGACATCCACAGACAAGGGTGACAGGAGCAAAATTCGCCGCAGTCTCCAACGCACTCTTCGAGAGGGTGCTGGGCATCTCTCGCACCACCGTGGCAGccgcaagggcaaggaggTCGCTGGGTCAGGGGAAGAATCGACCCAAGAGCATCAACTTTCCAGAGGCACGGGGAGCTTCGTGGTGCATGGTAAGAAAGCATCAGTCATTAACTTCGGTGATGGCCTGCAGAATATGACCCACGATGAGAAAATCCGTGCTCGAAAGTCCTCACAGCAGCAAGATCCTCCGCTGTCGCCAATGCCTAGTGGgccagaggatgaagacttcTACTCTGCCGTTGGTGTGCCAGTGGAGTCGAGCGAGCGTAGGGAATCCATTGCAAGTGCAAGCACTGCAACCGCACGAAGCTTCCGCGAACTGCATAGGAAGTATTCGACCGCCCAAGCAGCTAGAAGCACATCAGCTGGCGGTAGATTAACAATACCGTCGGATACGGAGAGTGAGGTTGCAGTCAGCTTCTCAGATGGGCGCCGCAGTCCCCTGCCTCCTATGGAGACAGAGACGGACGAGGAGTCAGACGGTACCGGTTTAAGAAGAGGCCGAAGCATCAAGAAGGACGATCTTGACAGTCGAGACTCGGATTCTGAGTCACTTCAGGATATAGAGCAGCTTCCGAGCCGGCCCGTGCAGCCCGTTAACGCCTGATACTGGGAAGATATGGAGGGCTCTCGTGTGGAGTATAGTCCGCGCGTATAACgtttttttatatagaattgGGGCTTGCTGGGACGGGCGTTGTGAATACCTTCGTTTTATACTTGTGTTATCGAGTGGCCACATAAGAAGCAGACGTGAGATGCCGAGCGTGGTGGACTCATGTCAAGGGGGTGATGACGTGGACATATGTTTCTAGATATTCTATAGTGGCCGAGGCCTTTTGTTCATTTGTACTCGCTTGCACCAGGGCTTGGGCAGAGCATTAAAAGTCAGCGTTAGAAATCAACTTTTGATTTTTCAGTCGAATCGAAATTGAGCGAATGTGCATACATAACATCATCCATTcttttggccttgatgacagCCAGGGGGAACTGCACCGATAGAGCCAGGGCGTATACATGGATGGAAAACCCATATCAGTGGTCAAGAATATCATACTGAAACAGAGTAATATATGCATATGCAGTATCCGTAAACTGCTGTACTATTTcttacccttcttcttcttcttggagggCGGAGGcgccttctcaaccttgacacCTCCTCCGCCTACAAGCTCCAGagtctcctcttccttcacGATTCCTCCCTGTGTTGAATcaacagccttcttcttacccttcttgcccttgggaCGGTACGAGCTTCTGTCACGCAAAGGCAGCCAGCGCTCAGGGTCGGGCTTGGTACCCTCGACATAGTTCTTGGGAAGGCGGATCTTTCTGCGTCGCTTGCTTGTCTTTTCGGATGGCCCTGAAGGAGCGGAGCGCTTCAAAGTTGAGAAACCTGTCTTACTGGCTGCGGTGGCAACACCAGCGCTGAGGAGAGCTGTAACATCGATGCCCTCGACAAGCGAATCCACAGGAGGGAGGTTCTGGAGGTGCTTTTCCACACGAGAGGGGTTTGAGGGAGCCAAGGATGCGACAAGGCCAGCTGCAGCAATGTCCGAGCCCTTCCGCTCATCGATTAGTTTCTGGAATGAAGTGCCCGCGAGTTGCAAATCCTGGGCGTTGGATGACTTCATTAGTTCGATGCCAGCCTCTTCGAGGAGTGAGACAGCTGAGCTAGCCGGGCGTGACTGCCAGTATGTAGCGGCCTTGACAAGTTCAGCCTTTGCCGAAGATTCCCGCCCCTGTGTCCTCAAAAGGGTCACAGTAAGGGCAACAAGACCAGAGCTGAATCGAGCATTTTGAGAATCATCAGTCTCGTTCTTTTCGAGACGCTGAAGGAAAGACTCAAGAATAGACAGAGCAGAGCCTACTTTTCCTTCATTGAGTTGTATTTGCACAATAGTTAACACTAGACCGACATCATGTGGTCTCTTCTGGGTCAGTCCTTGTAAATTGTTCAGAAGTTGCTTCCCGGATGTTCCTTGTGCGCTGGCGGCAGCGTTAAGAACAGAGAGGATGCTAGTTTCAGCAGCTGTCAAGGGATGTTTTGCTTCGGCGAGAAGGGCATCGGTGCGACGCTTGACTCCGGCACCCTTGAGGATTTGCAAGTCGACGGTTAGTCGGTTGCGTCGCAAGATATCAGACTGGtgctggaagagcttggCATTTCTTGCCTCGGCCGTCAGGGTCGAGAATCTTCGCTCGAGAAGATAGGGGTTCTCGTCCTTTGGTTCCAAAGTGACCAGGTTGTTGCCAATTATTAGTGCCAGATCgggatcttcttctctgtcCATGATAGTCAGTTCAGCCCTGAGCATAATTGCAGTAAAACCTACTTTGCGCTTGATAGAGAGTTATAAAGATCGAGagcctccttgagcttgcccAACTTGGCAAAGACGTAGGCCTGCTGTGCAAGAATCGGCCGCATTTCCGCCTGCTTGTCCTCATCTGTCAAATCATCGGAGGCATCACACAGTCGACTTGCACGCTGCAATAGATCGGCTGCAGTCTCAAGAGAGCCGTTGGCAATATGTGCACATGCAGCGTTATAACACAGTTCAAATCCATCAGAGTCTTGGACGGAAATCTTGTCAGTGACCGAGTATCCCAACCAACTAGACTGGGCAAAAGCGGCCCGaaggttgatgctgatatcgttctcctcatctgcgGGATGGGTGTCGAGTAGACGGCTGTAGATGTTGCAAGCCTCATCGAAGCGCTCAGCACGGTAAGCAACTTGTGCGGCAACATGCTGTAgactcctcttcttctctagACCGAAAGCCTGAAGGACAGAAGTAGCCTCTTGAAGCTTCCCCGTCTTGTAGAGAGCATAGGCATGTTCGAGGGCAATTCGTGCGTGGAGGGCGGGGGAGCCATCAGCAATGGCGCGCAAAGCATCGTCGAATCGATCGAGCTTCAGCAAGGCGATGATACGGGTGTGTTGGCTGTCGACATCGTTCTTGTTAGCTTTGAGTGCAGCGTTGGCAATCTTGAGGGCCTCGTCGTGATCTTCGACGGAGGATTGGCGCAACAAGGCGCTGAGGGCGGCAGCAGGGTCTTGAGGCATGATGGCGATGCTATCAAGACGAAGGCATATCCGTGAGGGGTCACGTCGATAACAACACGGTTAGATGGGGAGGGAATGGTGTGAGACCAGAGAGCGAATCGGTTGTATCTTGTGCGTTTTCGATGCTCTTCGCTCGTGGTCGTGGTCGAGCTCAATGCGATGACCTGTCGTGTGTTCGTCCAGTCCAGTCGTGATGCTGGCGGGGCAGTTTTGGACAGCGGGGCACACAGTAGAATAATTCTAAGCTCTTTCTGTGGCT encodes:
- a CDS encoding related to carboxypeptidase yields the protein MRLPLLAASMLLLQASSAHAAGIDTHRAVPDLQSNENNNNDANKRLFPFLSKLRDKAIETVFGRHPSRNTPPPVINQLRAQYLNQLVLRFNVTTSHEEGALADAAARLFLDVWAFTDDYVDIRLHADEVRPLLSLLPKTLHASHSVLIPDLAAAVYKSLPIGGNPTYYDPKPAPPVLKVASSPGDNLFFQDYQSLPVVMRWMRLLEAMFPSYVKYINIGKSYEGRDIPALRVGIPNTAPDAPRRKTIMIMGGSHAREWISTSTVNYLAWSFITSYGKERMITKLLDEFDLVFLPIANPDGFEYTWHIDRLWRKTRQQTNLQFCRGLDLDRAYGYEWDGSQVQRDPCSESYGGEKPFQAVEAVHIADWARNQTWNNNVRFVGLIDLHSYSQQILYPYSYTCSVDPPNLENLEELAAGIAKSIRLSNGESYTVASACEGAVSAREFSGGRYWSRIESGGGSAVDWFYHEMRAHYSYQLKLRDTGSYGFLLPKEHIVPTGEEIFNAMKYYGDYLLGNNGIESITEAEEDGKVEMHENQPVQGSEQNPTVGQELRRRRLRR
- a CDS encoding related to sec7-domain protein — encoded protein: MAFRRRRGNLSDDTEKRRHTLFEPSASGDPPPPVPSQPDHSDDDGQGPGESSRPQQPRELARESTTSRPEGLPESQTESRPGSRPDTPPIQEENSKHHRFSVLRFRNASDSQLSLRAKQQSEKPPPVPRPPEIITTAPTNDFNGPKKKSSRIGLTARFRRSTDLPREDVNTNNGTGRQKTLRKSFTDDRRRPTLATLEEPESPRPSTTATTSSPNGTILTPPNRPSESSRSDASSNDRLSHQSSSYQSPETTPKKSGPFFRLRRHKKAPEPLFPFAHLQQQGKAPPGISSASSLGISTTPRPASAQSGRTAGGNTTKGDSDLRSGQSPATTLVAPGGIQSGHSSPTRGDLLRGRSSTMSSMGRDSNDDHLLPPTTRTSSSTGRKSFGDLFGLSRLRQNSELSRQGTMTPTTPGSIGSKNNSLQLARDSFVLPERNEDESPAKYLARVEEVASRGIIAATLSKSADPFMTSVLRSYMRSFSFFGDPMDMAIRKLLMEAELPKETQQIDRCLQAFANRYHECNPGIYSSPDQAYFIAFSLLILHTDVFNKNNKHKMQKADYLKNTNGEGIFDDILECFYDNITYTPFIHVEDDLDPTSDRYASHKSRRKPLISSTVNDPAKRAVKEPIDPYTLILDGSLDALRPNLKDAMELEDHYNYLGSATSLNLKDLQKTFFRTGVLQIVSARSRPDAFMTEQTASNPAEAHPGIVDIKVTKVGLLWRKDAKKRKARSPWQEWGAILTGAQLYFFRNTGWVKSLMHQYENHIKAGHDGTPLIFTPPLQEFKPDGLMSTYAAVALHDTAYKKHKNAFVYVRQGGLEEVLLADNEEEMNDWLAKLNYAAAFRTTGVKMRGVIGGNYDGQSRRGLRRLDSADAATLIQTPTGPVSIARSRIDHKMAEDISAARRDVMKQKIAEADEHVQEIQKQLEHQLRNARHLLILAPIQPRTREQLLSAAARISAQLKWTRQDMWKHKCHRDILIQDLEEEHPSSTFTPTKQQSNRLSQRTGSPTPRGNVGRRGSRSTHHSGTEAGPRTPTESQVVQVPNTAEVTEDVDSPLDQVFTTPPQSATKRRHSSRDLSFVRPEAASTRHGSISSIAQSPIASLPSTPLVKPPSAQDESNKPPLRKEDDGNHDPDADEQDFLEQAGLLEQRPSRDPTDKATVSTGADVPGESGTSTDKGDRSKIRRSLQRTLREGAGHLSHHRGSRKGKEVAGSGEESTQEHQLSRGTGSFVVHGKKASVINFGDGLQNMTHDEKIRARKSSQQQDPPLSPMPSGPEDEDFYSAVGVPVESSERRESIASASTATARSFRELHRKYSTAQAARSTSAGGRLTIPSDTESEVAVSFSDGRRSPLPPMETETDEESDGTGLRRGRSIKKDDLDSRDSDSESLQDIEQLPSRPVQPVNA
- a CDS encoding related to signal recognition particle 72 kDa protein, which produces MPQDPAAALSALLRQSSVEDHDEALKIANAALKANKNDVDSQHTRIIALLKLDRFDDALRAIADGSPALHARIALEHAYALYKTGKLQEATSVLQAFGLEKKRSLQHVAAQVAYRAERFDEACNIYSRLLDTHPADEENDISINLRAAFAQSSWLGYSVTDKISVQDSDGFELCYNAACAHIANGSLETAADLLQRASRLCDASDDLTDEDKQAEMRPILAQQAYVFAKLGKLKEALDLYNSLSSAKEEDPDLALIIGNNLVTLEPKDENPYLLERRFSTLTAEARNAKLFQHQSDILRRNRLTVDLQILKGAGVKRRTDALLAEAKHPLTAAETSILSVLNAAASAQGTSGKQLLNNLQGLTQKRPHDVGLVLTIVQIQLNEGKVGSALSILESFLQRLEKNETDDSQNARFSSGLVALTVTLLRTQGRESSAKAELVKAATYWQSRPASSAVSLLEEAGIELMKSSNAQDLQLAGTSFQKLIDERKGSDIAAAGLVASLAPSNPSRVEKHLQNLPPVDSLVEGIDVTALLSAGVATAASKTGFSTLKRSAPSGPSEKTSKRRRKIRLPKNYVEGTKPDPERWLPLRDRSSYRPKGKKGKKKAVDSTQGGIVKEEETLELVGGGGVKVEKAPPPSKKKKKGKK